One window from the genome of Gimesia aquarii encodes:
- a CDS encoding GrpB family protein translates to MFTEIVDMGLMRNIIIAEYTTAWQEMFVTESLCLNNALESVLISIHHIGSTSIPGLAAKPTIDMLAVVQSLNELDTLNHVMSDLGYVAKGELGIVGRRFFAKGSDDHRTHHVHAYEEGHPEIESHLDFRDYLRSHPDQVSCYAELKSKLSEQHRNDVEAYIEGKSSFIEETIWNARQWRQLLDNDT, encoded by the coding sequence GTGTTTACTGAGATTGTTGACATGGGATTGATGCGTAATATCATCATCGCAGAGTACACCACTGCATGGCAGGAGATGTTTGTAACAGAGTCATTATGCTTGAACAATGCGCTCGAATCAGTTCTAATTTCGATCCATCATATCGGCAGCACATCTATCCCCGGTCTTGCCGCTAAGCCAACGATTGATATGCTGGCAGTGGTCCAAAGTTTAAATGAGCTCGACACGTTAAATCATGTGATGTCGGATCTTGGTTATGTAGCGAAGGGAGAACTTGGTATCGTCGGGCGGCGATTTTTCGCGAAAGGGAGTGATGATCACCGCACACATCATGTTCACGCATATGAAGAGGGACATCCTGAAATTGAATCACATCTGGACTTTCGAGACTATTTGCGATCTCACCCCGACCAGGTAAGCTGTTATGCAGAGCTCAAATCAAAATTATCTGAACAACACAGAAATGATGTTGAGGCTTATATTGAAGGCAAGTCTTCTTTTATTGAAGAGACTATCTGGAATGCACGTCAATGGCGTCAATTACTTGATAACGATACATAA
- a CDS encoding amino acid kinase family protein, with protein sequence MKTAVIKIGGSLFDLPDLAGRIAKLLDSLENTKPLIVCGGGKTVDVVRSWDQTHQLGDRAAHWLAIQSLMLNDQLLCQLLPDARIITSPSEAKVVWQERGVPILSAYAYLQQTLVPQVTQLPESWDVTSDSIAAWVSLTWPADELILLKSIELPKDRSPSKLALAGLVDSYLPTIAESLPQLSWCNLRSDSDPLQLDTVISGNSFHIRNATGPA encoded by the coding sequence ATGAAGACTGCGGTTATCAAAATTGGTGGGAGTCTGTTTGATCTTCCCGATCTCGCGGGGCGGATTGCGAAGTTATTAGACAGTTTAGAAAACACAAAGCCGCTCATCGTCTGTGGAGGTGGCAAAACCGTTGACGTTGTTCGAAGCTGGGATCAAACGCATCAACTGGGTGATCGTGCCGCGCATTGGCTTGCCATTCAATCGTTGATGTTGAATGACCAGTTACTCTGCCAATTGCTGCCTGACGCGCGTATTATTACTTCCCCTTCCGAAGCCAAAGTTGTCTGGCAGGAACGCGGTGTTCCTATTCTTAGTGCTTACGCTTATTTGCAACAAACCTTAGTACCACAAGTAACACAACTGCCAGAATCATGGGATGTGACCAGTGATTCGATTGCTGCCTGGGTCTCTCTCACCTGGCCTGCTGACGAACTTATTTTATTGAAGTCTATTGAGCTTCCCAAAGATCGATCACCTTCCAAGCTCGCTTTAGCGGGACTCGTCGACTCTTACTTGCCAACGATAGCAGAGTCCCTACCTCAACTCAGTTGGTGTAACTTGCGGTCAGATTCTGATCCACTTCAACTCGACACAGTGATCAGCGGTAACAGTTTCCACATCAGAAATGCGACAGGGCCCGCGTAA
- a CDS encoding DUF3050 domain-containing protein, translating into MSQQITSDVIHSFKTQLESHPIYDSIATLDDLQRFMQHHVYSVWDFMSLIKYLQSIIAPTESPWVPRGDASVRRFINEIILEEESDESTSKGEYSSHFELYMTAMAEVGACTASLTEFIETVKQQGVNAALKLPGVPEPSRQFTSQTFALIEEGQPHKVAAAFALGREHIIPDMFRSILKRTGVSEAEAPVFHFYLNRHIDLDGDFHAPLSLRLLNGLCDGNETKIEEAIAAAQSAVQARLLLWDGVLASIQTPV; encoded by the coding sequence ATGTCGCAACAAATTACTTCAGACGTGATTCACTCTTTTAAAACTCAACTGGAATCGCATCCCATTTATGATTCGATTGCCACGCTTGACGATTTGCAGCGGTTTATGCAGCATCATGTGTATTCGGTCTGGGATTTCATGTCGCTGATCAAGTATCTGCAGTCGATCATCGCTCCCACCGAATCTCCCTGGGTTCCTCGGGGGGATGCCAGTGTTCGGCGTTTTATCAATGAGATTATTCTTGAGGAAGAGTCGGATGAATCTACCAGCAAAGGTGAATATTCCAGTCACTTCGAATTGTATATGACCGCCATGGCAGAAGTCGGCGCATGCACTGCGTCACTGACGGAATTCATTGAAACTGTCAAACAACAGGGAGTCAATGCCGCTCTGAAACTGCCGGGAGTCCCTGAACCTTCACGGCAATTTACGTCTCAGACCTTTGCTTTGATTGAGGAAGGGCAACCTCACAAAGTAGCCGCCGCGTTTGCGTTGGGGAGGGAGCACATCATTCCGGATATGTTTCGCTCAATATTAAAGCGAACTGGTGTCTCAGAAGCAGAGGCACCTGTATTTCATTTTTATCTGAATCGGCATATTGATTTGGATGGAGATTTTCATGCACCCTTATCATTGCGTTTGCTGAACGGCTTATGCGATGGAAATGAAACGAAAATAGAGGAAGCGATTGCCGCGGCTCAATCAGCTGTGCAGGCACGTTTGCTATTATGGGATGGTGTTTTAGCCAGCATTCAAACGCCTGTTTGA
- a CDS encoding carbon-nitrogen hydrolase family protein, translated as MTDPQFKAAIAHVAPVFLDKDATVDKACSLIREAAQNGAQVIVFPETYIPAFPVWCALQAPIHNHDLFCRLAANSIKVDGPELALIAETARECGMFVSMGFNEGTTVSGGCIWNSNALIDDEGKVLCHHRKIVPTFYEKLVWTPGDGAGLQVSETRLGRLGMLICGENTNPLARFTLLAQGEQVHMSTYPPAWPSHDPATHENYDLKNAILIRAGAHSFEGKLFNLVAAGYLDRSTRDLLANRDKEAGRILDASPRGISVVIGPNGTPVSEIMQEEEGILYTAIDLSLCVEPKQLHDIVGGYNRFDIFKLTVNREAQRPISFLPNSATSGNLAGDEPTV; from the coding sequence ATGACTGATCCCCAATTTAAAGCCGCCATTGCCCATGTCGCCCCCGTTTTTCTTGACAAAGATGCGACCGTGGATAAGGCATGTTCCTTGATCCGAGAAGCGGCACAAAATGGGGCGCAGGTTATCGTCTTTCCTGAGACTTACATTCCGGCTTTTCCCGTCTGGTGTGCGTTACAGGCACCAATTCATAATCATGATTTGTTCTGCAGACTTGCCGCTAACTCAATCAAAGTTGATGGTCCCGAGTTAGCTCTAATTGCGGAAACAGCCCGCGAATGCGGAATGTTTGTTTCCATGGGCTTTAATGAAGGGACAACTGTCAGTGGAGGCTGCATCTGGAATTCCAATGCGTTGATTGACGATGAGGGCAAAGTTCTGTGTCACCATCGAAAAATCGTACCGACGTTCTATGAGAAACTGGTTTGGACGCCCGGTGATGGTGCTGGCTTGCAAGTGAGCGAGACGCGTCTGGGAAGACTGGGAATGCTGATCTGTGGAGAAAACACGAATCCCCTTGCGAGATTCACATTGCTCGCGCAGGGGGAGCAAGTCCACATGTCGACCTACCCACCGGCCTGGCCTTCGCATGACCCCGCAACACACGAAAACTACGATCTCAAAAACGCGATTCTGATTCGCGCGGGCGCGCACTCTTTTGAAGGTAAGCTGTTCAATCTTGTAGCCGCCGGCTATTTGGATCGATCAACTCGCGACTTATTGGCGAACCGAGATAAAGAGGCGGGACGAATTCTTGATGCAAGTCCCCGCGGTATTTCGGTTGTCATCGGTCCCAACGGCACGCCTGTCAGTGAGATCATGCAGGAAGAGGAAGGCATACTTTACACTGCCATCGATTTGTCACTGTGTGTTGAGCCCAAACAGCTTCACGATATCGTGGGTGGATATAATCGGTTTGATATTTTCAAACTGACGGTCAATCGCGAAGCTCAGCGACCCATCAGTTTTTTGCCAAATAGTGCCACATCAGGCAATCTAGCCGGTGATGAGCCGACTGTTTAG
- the tadA gene encoding tRNA adenosine(34) deaminase TadA — protein sequence MIDRQEEPEFIPGDRELLQLHTRWMRFAYDEARAAFEEDEVPVGAVIVYQDRIIAAAHNQRETLNDPTAHAEMIAITQAAESLGSWRLSDCLLYVTLEPCPMCAGAIIQSRIPFVIYGTRDEKAGACDSLFQITNDSRLNHQSTVISGVMQEECRTILQEFFRQKRAEGKK from the coding sequence ATGATTGATCGACAAGAAGAACCTGAATTCATTCCCGGCGATCGGGAATTATTGCAGTTACATACGCGCTGGATGCGCTTTGCTTATGATGAAGCACGTGCGGCTTTTGAAGAGGATGAAGTTCCTGTAGGCGCCGTCATCGTCTATCAGGATCGCATCATCGCAGCCGCTCATAATCAAAGAGAGACGTTGAACGATCCGACGGCACATGCCGAAATGATTGCCATCACGCAAGCAGCAGAATCACTTGGTTCCTGGCGTTTGTCTGACTGTCTGTTGTACGTCACGCTGGAGCCCTGTCCCATGTGTGCGGGTGCGATTATTCAATCGAGAATCCCCTTCGTCATCTATGGCACGCGTGATGAAAAAGCGGGCGCCTGTGATTCATTATTTCAAATTACCAATGATTCCCGATTAAACCATCAAAGCACTGTCATTAGTGGTGTGATGCAAGAGGAATGCCGCACAATCCTGCAAGAGTTTTTTCGTCAAAAACGTGCAGAAGGTAAAAAGTAA
- a CDS encoding sulfatase family protein produces MNRFLFALSVFSLVLVNQGMPLEAAEQQPNILWIIAEDMGPELSCYGTPEVKTPTLDRLAEKGMLFKNAFTVTPVCSTSRSSFMTGMYAMSIDAHNHRSHREGTNPLPDGVRVITDWLRPVGYTTANIRKLTKDRKLSKFYKGTGKTDWNFTYPKGKKPFDVSDFDELKNKQPFYAQINFSETHRGGAWNTSHQHIDHQADPAKVKIPDYYPEHPVTRAVWAQYLNAVMAVDKKVAFILDLLKRDQLDKNTIVIFLGDHGRAMPRGKQWPYDSGLHIPLIVYWPENNSTLPVPVNYKRGEQSEQLISAIDLSATTLALAGVTKPEKMQGQVFLGSQSEPPRTYLFSGRDRGDETVFHIRTVRDKRYRYLRSKYPERPFLQINRYKEASYPIIGLLRHLHSEGKLTGPPLKLMAQSRPKEELYDLENDPWETKNLANSAEHQAARKKLALALDEWMEKIDDKGRIPEDPAIPKFWDERSIRVYTKRLENRPDNWFEIDSALGPYKIQEKK; encoded by the coding sequence ATGAATCGATTTTTGTTTGCGTTGTCAGTTTTTTCATTGGTACTGGTAAATCAGGGAATGCCTCTGGAAGCTGCGGAGCAGCAGCCCAATATTCTTTGGATTATTGCGGAAGACATGGGACCCGAATTAAGTTGTTATGGGACTCCCGAAGTCAAAACCCCCACTCTGGATCGTTTGGCTGAAAAAGGGATGCTTTTCAAAAATGCCTTTACCGTGACCCCCGTTTGTTCTACTAGTCGTTCCTCTTTCATGACCGGCATGTATGCGATGTCGATCGACGCGCATAATCATCGTTCGCATCGTGAAGGAACTAACCCGCTACCTGATGGGGTGAGAGTGATTACCGACTGGCTGCGTCCCGTCGGTTATACGACGGCTAATATTAGAAAACTGACGAAAGATCGCAAGCTGTCCAAGTTCTATAAAGGGACGGGAAAAACAGACTGGAACTTTACGTATCCCAAGGGGAAAAAGCCCTTCGATGTCAGTGACTTTGATGAACTCAAAAACAAACAACCTTTTTATGCTCAGATCAACTTTTCAGAAACCCATCGTGGTGGTGCCTGGAATACATCACATCAACATATCGATCATCAGGCTGATCCAGCCAAGGTGAAGATACCCGATTACTATCCCGAACATCCCGTCACGCGGGCGGTGTGGGCCCAATATCTGAACGCTGTGATGGCCGTCGATAAGAAAGTCGCTTTCATACTGGATCTGTTGAAACGGGACCAGCTTGATAAAAATACGATTGTCATCTTCCTTGGCGATCACGGTCGCGCGATGCCTCGGGGAAAGCAATGGCCTTACGACAGCGGACTGCATATTCCCCTCATTGTTTACTGGCCTGAAAATAATTCCACACTTCCTGTCCCTGTGAACTATAAACGGGGGGAGCAAAGCGAGCAGTTGATCTCTGCCATTGATTTGAGCGCGACGACGCTGGCATTAGCGGGAGTGACCAAACCGGAAAAAATGCAGGGCCAGGTTTTTCTGGGATCTCAATCAGAGCCTCCCCGTACTTATTTATTTAGTGGTCGCGATCGCGGTGATGAAACCGTCTTTCACATTCGCACCGTACGCGACAAACGTTATCGTTACCTCCGCAGTAAATATCCGGAACGTCCCTTCCTGCAAATCAATCGTTACAAGGAAGCCTCATATCCGATTATCGGTTTGCTGCGTCATCTGCACTCAGAAGGAAAATTAACAGGTCCTCCATTGAAGCTCATGGCACAGAGCCGACCTAAAGAAGAGTTGTATGACCTAGAGAATGATCCCTGGGAAACAAAGAACCTGGCGAATTCCGCAGAGCATCAAGCGGCCAGGAAAAAACTGGCGTTGGCTCTTGATGAATGGATGGAAAAAATCGATGACAAAGGTCGCATTCCCGAAGATCCTGCGATTCCCAAATTCTGGGACGAGCGATCCATTCGTGTTTATACGAAGCGACTGGAAAACCGACCTGACAACTGGTTTGAAATCGATTCGGCATTAGGACCTTATAAGATCCAGGAGAAAAAATAA
- a CDS encoding phosphatidate cytidylyltransferase, which produces MLGWRLLVSAILIPLLFGLFYLDQRAGVGAPYLLGLCCLLVLRGSWELTHLLKVRKLAPSYPMVCILSLLICIMAWIPFLTSLDGQIHSQTLSLALMAVAFAVSILMIFLKGAIQFQEPGQSMETIGAEILSVSYLGFLLAMLAELRWVIGPETGYIALGSLIISAKMGDIGGYTFGRLWGKQKLVPRLSPGKTWAGGYGALFGAALGSFLWFQFTPALFHSNWSAPAWYWSILFGAVIGLVGLVGDLCESLIKRDVGKKDSAELLPGFGGLLDLLDSPLYAGPVAFLMWKLLPLITVSS; this is translated from the coding sequence ATGCTCGGTTGGCGGTTACTCGTATCGGCAATTCTAATTCCTCTTTTGTTCGGTCTTTTTTATCTGGATCAACGTGCGGGAGTTGGTGCACCTTATCTACTGGGTTTGTGCTGCCTTTTGGTGTTAAGAGGCAGCTGGGAATTAACACATCTTTTAAAAGTCCGTAAGCTTGCTCCCAGTTATCCGATGGTGTGTATTCTGTCATTACTCATCTGCATCATGGCCTGGATACCGTTTCTTACTTCGCTTGACGGGCAGATACACTCACAAACCCTCTCACTGGCATTGATGGCGGTGGCATTTGCCGTTTCCATCTTAATGATCTTCCTCAAAGGCGCGATTCAATTTCAGGAACCGGGGCAAAGTATGGAAACCATCGGTGCTGAGATCCTTTCTGTTTCCTATCTTGGGTTCTTATTGGCCATGCTCGCAGAATTACGTTGGGTCATTGGTCCTGAAACCGGATACATCGCCTTGGGCTCTTTGATTATCAGTGCAAAGATGGGAGATATCGGCGGTTATACCTTTGGTCGGTTGTGGGGCAAACAGAAACTGGTGCCGCGACTGAGCCCCGGTAAGACCTGGGCCGGAGGATACGGTGCTCTCTTTGGTGCCGCCTTGGGAAGCTTCCTCTGGTTTCAGTTCACCCCCGCGCTGTTTCACTCGAACTGGTCTGCTCCCGCGTGGTACTGGTCCATTTTATTCGGCGCAGTCATTGGATTAGTGGGGCTGGTGGGTGATTTATGCGAGTCGCTCATTAAACGGGACGTCGGAAAAAAAGACTCCGCCGAATTATTGCCCGGGTTTGGAGGTCTGCTCGATTTATTAGACAGTCCACTTTACGCGGGCCCTGTCGCATTTCTGATGTGGAAACTGTTACCGCTGATCACTGTGTCGAGTTGA
- a CDS encoding carbon storage regulator: MHIISRGMNESILIGEHTVVKVLEVFEDHVRISVETPGAEPAYWEKDVYLDQSVELEELQPVEATS; encoded by the coding sequence ATGCATATTATCTCTCGTGGCATGAATGAGAGTATCCTCATTGGGGAACATACAGTTGTTAAAGTGCTTGAAGTATTTGAGGACCACGTAAGAATTTCAGTAGAGACTCCCGGAGCAGAACCTGCTTACTGGGAAAAAGATGTCTATCTGGATCAATCTGTTGAATTGGAGGAATTACAACCAGTCGAAGCCACTAGTTGA
- a CDS encoding VOC family protein — MQPQPMIAVNDVPASSNWYQRLLNCQSGHGGDEYERLIADSGELVLQLHHWDAHEHPYMGDPELPRGNGVLLWFRVEGFEDAVARANAMSAQVLDGPMVNPNANHREIWIKDPDGYVVVLAGPTGDL; from the coding sequence GTGCAGCCACAACCTATGATTGCCGTCAATGATGTTCCTGCCAGTAGCAATTGGTATCAACGGCTCCTCAATTGTCAGAGTGGTCATGGTGGTGATGAATACGAAAGGCTGATCGCTGATTCTGGTGAATTGGTTCTGCAACTGCATCACTGGGATGCTCACGAGCATCCCTACATGGGTGATCCCGAACTGCCGCGTGGAAACGGAGTGCTACTCTGGTTTCGAGTGGAAGGCTTTGAAGATGCTGTGGCTCGAGCCAATGCGATGTCAGCACAGGTGCTGGATGGTCCCATGGTTAATCCGAACGCCAACCATCGCGAAATCTGGATTAAAGATCCTGATGGGTATGTAGTTGTGCTTGCCGGTCCTACTGGTGATTTGTAA
- the hisG gene encoding ATP phosphoribosyltransferase, protein MSEKVLKLGIPAGSLQESTAELFKRAGYVIKFSSRSYYPTIDDDEIECLLIRAQEMARYVDQGILDAGITGYDWILETNADVHEICELLFSKVSRRPVRWVLCVPEDSPIQTVKDLEGKRIATEVVGMTERYLEKHGVKATVEFSWGATEVKPPKLADAIVEVTETGSSLRANNLRIVEELMQSTTRFIANKDSFEDPWKREKLENIAMMLESCLAAEGKVCLMMNVVRTDLENVLNLLPALQKPTVSSLSDPDWVAISTIMEESVVRTIVPKLKAAGACGLVEYQISKIID, encoded by the coding sequence ATGTCTGAGAAGGTCTTAAAACTCGGTATTCCCGCGGGAAGTTTGCAAGAATCCACGGCGGAATTATTCAAGCGTGCCGGTTATGTGATTAAATTTTCCTCTCGCTCCTATTACCCTACGATTGACGACGATGAGATCGAATGTTTACTGATTCGTGCTCAGGAAATGGCCCGTTATGTGGATCAAGGTATTTTGGATGCCGGGATTACGGGGTATGACTGGATTCTGGAAACGAATGCCGATGTCCATGAAATTTGCGAGCTGCTATTTTCAAAAGTCAGCCGCCGCCCTGTGCGTTGGGTATTGTGTGTTCCTGAAGATTCTCCAATCCAGACCGTCAAGGATCTGGAAGGCAAACGCATTGCCACAGAAGTCGTGGGAATGACAGAGCGTTATCTCGAAAAGCATGGCGTAAAAGCAACAGTGGAATTTTCCTGGGGCGCCACCGAAGTCAAGCCTCCCAAGCTCGCTGATGCAATTGTCGAAGTGACCGAGACCGGATCGTCTTTGCGGGCCAATAATCTGCGAATCGTGGAAGAGCTGATGCAGAGCACGACACGATTCATCGCCAATAAAGATTCGTTCGAAGATCCCTGGAAACGTGAGAAACTGGAAAATATCGCGATGATGTTGGAGTCCTGTCTGGCGGCAGAAGGCAAAGTCTGTTTGATGATGAATGTCGTTCGAACAGATCTCGAAAATGTACTGAATCTTTTGCCTGCTTTGCAAAAGCCCACGGTATCTTCTCTGTCAGATCCAGACTGGGTCGCTATCAGCACCATCATGGAGGAATCTGTAGTGCGAACCATTGTCCCGAAATTGAAAGCAGCGGGCGCCTGCGGTCTTGTGGAATATCAGATTTCGAAAATCATTGACTAA
- a CDS encoding TolC family protein, with protein sequence MSRRICMFLLAFLCIAWSVTTYSGAAQTEDANVGNKISELMKERLDVFRQLLAAAKSSYEHGEKPIEQVISAQDDLFKAELELASTKSERIELCKKRLDNLRKLESVTAQRFSSGTGKIQAKLSAKAARLQAEIDCLREQSATK encoded by the coding sequence ATGTCACGTCGCATTTGTATGTTTCTGTTAGCGTTTCTTTGTATTGCATGGTCTGTCACGACATATTCCGGGGCGGCGCAAACTGAAGACGCGAACGTCGGCAACAAAATTTCAGAATTGATGAAGGAACGTCTTGATGTGTTCCGTCAGCTTTTAGCCGCGGCTAAGAGTTCCTATGAGCATGGAGAAAAACCGATTGAGCAGGTTATCTCTGCTCAAGATGATTTGTTCAAAGCCGAACTCGAACTCGCTTCTACAAAGTCAGAACGTATTGAGCTTTGCAAAAAGCGGCTCGACAATTTACGTAAGCTTGAGAGTGTCACGGCTCAAAGGTTTTCATCGGGTACTGGCAAAATACAAGCCAAGCTTTCGGCGAAAGCGGCACGACTTCAAGCAGAGATCGATTGCCTCCGCGAACAATCTGCGACTAAATAA
- the cysC gene encoding adenylyl-sulfate kinase — MAEQKATNVTWHDHRVSKEERCQQNGHKGAVLWFTGLSGSGKSTIANTVDHKLFEQGKHTFVLDGDNIRMGLNKNLGFSPEDRTENIRRIGEVSKLYTDAGILVMTAFISPYREDRDQVREILGDGEFIEVFVKASLETCEERDPKGLYKKARAGEIKGFTGIDAPYEEPEKAELILDSDGKGIDDLADEVVAYLESNGYLSI; from the coding sequence ATGGCCGAGCAAAAAGCCACCAATGTCACTTGGCATGACCACCGTGTTTCCAAAGAAGAACGCTGTCAACAAAACGGACACAAAGGAGCCGTGCTTTGGTTCACAGGCTTAAGTGGGTCCGGAAAAAGCACCATTGCGAATACCGTTGACCATAAGCTGTTCGAACAAGGCAAACACACGTTTGTTTTAGATGGCGATAACATTCGAATGGGCCTGAACAAAAACCTGGGCTTCTCTCCCGAAGATCGTACTGAAAACATTCGTCGGATTGGTGAAGTTTCCAAATTATACACTGATGCCGGAATTCTGGTGATGACGGCTTTCATTTCGCCTTATCGTGAAGACCGTGATCAGGTTCGAGAAATTCTGGGAGATGGCGAATTCATTGAAGTCTTCGTCAAAGCCTCTCTGGAAACCTGTGAAGAACGTGATCCCAAAGGGCTCTACAAAAAAGCCCGTGCTGGTGAAATCAAAGGTTTCACTGGAATTGATGCTCCTTACGAAGAACCAGAAAAGGCAGAACTGATTCTGGATTCCGACGGCAAAGGCATTGATGATTTGGCTGACGAAGTCGTGGCCTATCTCGAATCAAACGGTTATCTTTCGATCTAA
- a CDS encoding isoprenyl transferase — protein MPAISEQDGESLGLESRQLPRHIAIIMDGNGRWASRRGFPRIEGHRQGVNSVRTVVEESTRLGIEQLTLYCLSSENWKRPALELNLLMQLLKKFVIGEREEIMRQNIRFTTIGRRTDLPQDVLIEVDKTISESQENSGMQLCLALNYGSRSEIVDAVQSIVAAVEQGNLKKEEITEDVISSHLYTAGMVDPDLVIRTAGEMRVSNFLLWQISYAELWVTETYWPDFAVSDFWQALRDFAARDRRFGGLKG, from the coding sequence GTGCCTGCCATATCGGAACAGGATGGAGAATCACTCGGCTTGGAGTCCCGGCAGCTGCCACGTCACATTGCCATCATCATGGATGGAAATGGACGCTGGGCATCCCGACGTGGATTTCCGCGCATCGAAGGACACCGCCAGGGTGTCAATAGTGTGCGCACAGTTGTAGAAGAATCAACACGCCTGGGAATTGAACAACTGACGCTTTATTGCCTCAGCAGTGAAAACTGGAAACGGCCCGCATTAGAATTGAATCTTCTGATGCAACTTCTGAAAAAGTTTGTCATCGGCGAGCGTGAAGAGATTATGCGTCAGAATATCCGGTTCACAACTATCGGCCGTCGGACAGATCTCCCGCAGGATGTACTCATCGAAGTGGACAAAACCATTAGTGAGAGCCAGGAAAATTCCGGGATGCAACTTTGTCTGGCACTAAATTATGGCAGTCGATCAGAAATTGTCGACGCGGTGCAATCCATTGTGGCTGCGGTCGAACAGGGAAATTTAAAAAAAGAAGAAATTACTGAAGATGTTATTTCCTCACATCTTTACACAGCAGGCATGGTTGACCCGGATCTTGTGATTCGCACAGCAGGAGAAATGCGGGTGAGCAACTTCCTGTTATGGCAGATCAGCTATGCCGAACTTTGGGTCACTGAGACCTATTGGCCGGACTTTGCTGTTTCCGATTTCTGGCAGGCGTTACGTGACTTTGCCGCCCGTGACCGTCGCTTTGGCGGTTTGAAAGGATAA